Genomic window (Gadus morhua chromosome 3, gadMor3.0, whole genome shotgun sequence):
AGTCTCATTGAAGCCCTGTAGTAGCATTCTGATGTGCTTGTTGCTTGTAATATGACACTCCCAGCTCTTGCCTGATTCAATCTCAACAAGGCAATAGCATGCCTGCCCTTAGGCGATGATGTCGTGTCCCAGAGTGAGACATAGATTTCACAATATACAGTATAGTACATTAATAAGCTTCAGGAGATGATGTCATCTCTGGGTTAGACATACATTTGACAATAGTTATAACATCGATATGCTCTGTAAACACTAAGAAAAACCAATACACAAAGTGGCTCACTGTGAGTGGTTGTCAATGGTTGTACATTCGATACAGCTATGCACATTAATCTAGTTCAAAACAGGATTTTGTTGCCTGATAATCCTTGTAATGCATTGAAGGAGCTGCTGATGTTAATGGCTGATGGGTTAGGCTACATCTCACCCATTTTGGATGTCCAATGGAGTACTTAAGCTTACTTAAGACATTATAAtatcaatacaaataatatattgcgtataaaaaaatgatatatatctATTTCTATATCTATCGATAGATATCgatttatataattttttaagCACTTGACTAATGTGTTTAAACATACCGTACTGAAGCCATTACGTATATCTGAAACAATACCAAGTAAGACCGCAATGCATTATAGATACCCTTGCACAGCATTGCAATGATATAGAAGTATTTACTGGTAACTGGCGACGGACTGAACAACACACATCCGGTGCGCCTAATAAAAGTACTCTGCTAGATCTATGACTTATTTATTGCTTTTATAAACAACCACATAGCTGTCTTCTGTGTTCAATTGTGAGATTGAAAAGAATATGTAAATATTTACTTTCTGGGAAAAATAAAAGTGTGGTTGGCCTTTGCAGTTCAGTCTACCAAAATGAGACATGTGCTCTGTATTACATCCTCAAACTATCCAGTccagctgtgtgttggtgttcttCCAGTGTTTTAGCGGGCTTTATGAATAAACCCGCTACACAGACTAACCACCAGTCACAAAGCCAACAGTGGCTGCTTGGGGCGGGTTCTGCCATGCTTGTGCACATGCTCATCGGGGTGAGCAATCTTTGAGTTTGGGCACGTGCTGATCGGCTGGGCATTTTTTGCGTTTGTGCACGTGCTGATCGGCTGAGCGTTCGTGGGTTTGCTCGACTACATGTGGTGATGCTGACGTCGTAGGGTTTGCGTTGTCTTCCAGAGGCCGTTGATGGACCATCCGTATGAAGAGGCGAGGTCAGAATGGGTCAGCGCGTCTCGGAACCAGAGGTCCAAGGGGACGCCTCCGaggtacactcactcactcactcactcactcactcttccaGAGTACATCGCACAATCATTACTTTACGGAGAAATCCCCCTCATGCTATTAATTATTCATTACAAGTTTGCCATTGATTTCTGTGCGCTCCCACCATATGCCAGTCTATCATCACTAGGATCCAGTTCAAACTATTATCTCAGGCCCCCTCCCACTGATCAATAACTACTGATAGGAGAACGCTCTAGCCGCCAGCTCAAACACAATTGGTCTCACCCTAAGAAAACTGTCGTTTGTCGTCATATTCTTTATTGAAGCACAGCAAACAAGCTTATCATGTTTTACACTCATTGCACATCACAGGGTGAGGTCAATGGGCCGATGAGAAAAGGTGTTCTTCAAAGTCTGCTCTAGATGGATAAAGGTTACTTGAATCACAATGAGTTTATTATCTATACTACTCTACTCCAATGTCCTGCCCTACAATATAGtcttcagtaaaaaaaaaaaaagattaacagAATAACCTTTGGACTTGGTACTCTACATGAACAGAGCTCTTCCACACACTTGATGACAAAAAATTATGCACACAGTATGACATGAATGAACATTTCATTATTGCTATTTTTTGGGATTGATCACAATTCAATAATGCCAACTCGGATCAGTGTCTGGCAGTGTCTGACAAGGACTTGGATAACAATATACTAattcttcttcctcttgttcCACTTCGGTTTTTTCACACAAGCACATCTTTTTTTACTTCTGGTTTTAGAACCTCAATAAATACTTGATTCTGTTTGGTCAATACAATTCAAAGCTTGTCCATTATTTAGCAATGACGGAACACCTTAAAAGATGCAAATCATTGCGCTATAAAATCCTCAGTCAAATACAACAATCGACCACATGAAAATTCTCAAAGGCTCAATATTATCATGTTTTAAATTGAGCTGATTTCAATCATTAAAAAGCTGATTAagttataaataaaattaacATATCTATTCATTGTTGGTTACTGTGGTACAAGCGGGAGATACCACTCCAGGAAGGACGGAGGGGGATGTGTCCCCTTATGGGAAAATAAtgttgtggtgtgtctgtggatgatggctggattaggcggcctcacctggcctgagtcagacttgttggttggttggtttgtgGTTGGTTGGTCACCCCTGTAAACAGGTTTAACCTATACAGGTTAAActagccatcaccacacacccAGGGAGGGATCTCCTGCCTGAAAACCTTACAATAAACTAGCCTGGGAACGAATCTTGCaagctcatgtttcatttgatctgCAGATAAGGTCTGGCTGCCCTCCTATACAAAAAGATTTCTGCCTGATACGAGAcagaccgaccaatcacagccacacacatttttcttcagaaaatgcacatgcacagacatttCAATTTGTCTGGCAATGCCAGACTAACAAGAAACAGGGTTTCCAACACACATAGCTGACTATTACTGGGTCCCTCCTGACAAGTCATGCAACACTGGCATGGCTACCATGTGTTTCAACAGTGGTATACAACCCCTGCCTTGCCTCGTCCATATCCACCAGCCTCGTTCTGCGTTATGATCCAATAAGCGAGTCCCTCCCTTCTATTCCTGTCCTCGCCTCTCTCAAGCTCCATCGTCACCTCTTTCAGTCCTGCGcgtctttctcctccattccaTGTCCATCCCTCTGCCACCCCCAAACTCCCACCTCGGTCAGGTGATGTCGGCCTAACCTTTCACACACCACTGATGTGTGGGTTGTGCTGGGATACCCCGATGAGATGAAACGCATGGTCACGCTTTCCCCTCAGCCCCCACTCACGTCTTTTGGATTATCAAACATTCCCGCCTCCGTAGGAAAATCCCGGGCACCCACATTCCATAACGCCTCATTTATCCCTCCGCCCTGCATTTCATGCTCACACAAGCAGGGTGTCTCCTCAACACACGATAGCTAGCTAATCAGCCTGAAAGCCAGCTAGCTGGAGAGTGGCCACATCCCAGCTCCTTGTTGTGACATAAGCCTCACCGTTGCCTCTAGCATACCGCGGCTCCAGGAGCGTTTTTTCCAATGGCGTGTCCTTCTGTTTCTGTGTTCCAGCAGGCCGGGTTCAATAACATTAAGACgtttgtggaggaggagctgcagacGAGCATGGTGAGCCTATTTCTAAAGACCCTCGGGCGAGAGATTATTTCCGCACCCCTGTTTAGCCGGTGACATGAGTCAGTGCTAAAGCGTTATCCAAAAAGAGGACATAGACATTGATGTCCTTACTGCAATGGCTTTCTCCATGACCTCCTGCCTCTTTCCGTCAGATGATGGGGATGGTCATTGGCGCGGGTATCGTCATAGTCCTCATCGCCGTCCTCATCTTCTTCATTTTACGAAGGATCCAGCTTCGAAGTAAGTTATAGGACGGATCTACATACAAGGACAATCAATGTGAAAGTAATGGATTTAACTTGTTCCGTCACCTCATTTTCCTCCTGGCTCTAAGTCTTGAATTTACACCTGCTCTCATTTTCAGACTTGGAAGCCCAGGAAGTTCCAAAGTACCGCTTCCGCAAGAGGGACAAAGTCATGTTCTATGGGCGAAAGATCATGCGCAAGGTGTGTGTTCGCTGGCCCTGTACCTCAGTCCGTTCTTCAGTCAAAGCAAAGAGTGTGGTCTATGTGACTGGAAAACAGGGGCTTTAGACTGTCCAGGGGTTTTATACTGGTGGCTTTGTTTTTTTGCTCTATTGTTCCTGCAATCCATCCGTTTACATAGAGCGTAATGGTAATACAGAGGCTATGATTATGAGCAAGACCACCAATAACTAGACTTTTCAACTTGCCGTGGAACTAGTTAAAAGCTAGGTAGGGAAACGGATACGAAACATAAATGTGCAGTGTTTATAACGTCATGCATTTAGCAGAATGGACTTCGCATTGAATATAATATCCTTGTAGCAATATGCACGCCAAACTCCATCTGGGAGACATTGGCCTGGCTCCTCCATAACTAGGCTGTGTTGGAGCCGGTTTATTTGCAGCTATTGAGTATTATGATACACAGCTGGAGGTGTAATGTGTTGCCATGCCAGAGTACTCATGGCGCGTGTGAGGGAGTGGCTGGTGGAACCTGTACACACTGATTGCTTAATGCACCATATGTTAACACCCTAACCAAGCCCTGGGGTGAATCAGTCTGACTCAGTCCAGGTGAGGTTCAGTTATACAGGTAATGTGTATATAATGTCCCCATGTGTGGCATGCAGAATGTGTATATGAGCCCAATttgaataaatcaaatgctttgCATGTGTTCAAACCAGATGAAAGCAAAGATTAAACCAGGCATTCATGCTTTAATAGGTTTATCAGTCAGGGCCTGCACAGAAGCCATTGGGAATTTAAGCTTCTTGTGTGGTTGGTTGAGTACTCCTCACACATATTGACTCAATGGATTTTGATAGAATGTTTTACAGTACGTTTTGGATCAGGGCCAGTCGTATAATATCGTCGGAGGTACGCACTATCTAGGCTTGTTTCCGTAGCGCCGGGGGCATTGGTCACATGATCAAATGACATCAGCGTCTGAAGAGCTTGTCCCTGCCTCTCCCCCCGTCCAGGTGTCCCAGTCTACCTCTTCCCTAGTgggcacctcctcctcatcacgcCCACGCCTGAAAAAGAAGCAGAAGATGCTCAACATTGCCAAAAAGTACGCCGTCACAGTGTCAACACGCACCGatccctttcttctctcccTGCATAGCATGGTTTCTCCGTGTGTCATATTGATTTTCCCTCTCGGtgtctccccttcctccctgactCGCTCTCCTCTTCGCCAGGATCCTGCGCTTTAAGAAGGAGGTGCCCATCCTTCAGGCCAAGGAGCCACCCCCCTCCGTGCTGGAGGCGGACCTCACAGAGTTTGACGTGGCCAACTCCCACCTGCCGTCCGAGGTGCTCTACATGCTCAAAAACGTCCGGTAAGGATGGCAGGACCAGACCTCCTTCCTGGGTCACACACCGCTTGATTCATGTCCCAAGACGTTTTACGATTCATGCCTGGAGGGTTTTCAGTGCCAGGCAGAGCATGCCCTGATTTGTTCATACCACGGTTCGATCAATAAAAGGTATGCAGGATGAATTGCTTAGCCTAGGGGCTCATCTTAGCTGCTGTATAAAGAAAAGATTTTCCAGAAACAAGACGAAGCACGTGAAAGAACATTTTCTTGCTATCTTCAGCAGAAATTTCTCTTCAAtcattgtaaaaaatatatatatatatatatatcaagtgAGGGTGCTTTCCTGACACTTAAACCTGTCTCACTGTCAACTACTGGAAAAGTACTGGGAAAGGCTTCAATAATTGAACAGTTGAACGAATGTGAATATTGATTCTGTTCTGCTGACCAAAGCAGAAAAGCTTGTTtcatgtatattattataatcactGTTTTTCTATTTTCATGTCCGTCCCCCCTGCCTAATGTGTCTATAGTGTGCTGGGTCACTTTGAGAAGCCCCTGTTCCTGGAGTTGTGCAGACACATGGTGTTCCTGCAGTTCCAGCAGGGAGAGCATGTGTTCCGCCCGGGTCAGCCGGATAGCAGCATCTACGTCGTCCAGGATGGGAAACTGGAACTGTGCCTTACTGGAATGGTGATCAATGATGCACTTATTAGAGCATAGCTTAGAAATCACAGCAGTAATTAAACCAGTGTTCCCCACCGCTACCGGTGTTGCTATGTATAcctgagtgtaatgtaaaactACGTCAATGAAGCCATTAACATGCCTCATTAATTATACATGCCTTGCATCTGTGTTGTCTATATCTATTTAATCTTGCCCTGCAAAGACACTTTTCATGGGCGAGATTTAAAGGTCGTGATCCAGATCCATGCCCTTGAAACGTAGTTACGTTGAGTAAATATCCAAGTGAACTGGTTAAAATGATATTTGCATGAAACTCAAGACCTGTGTATCCCGGTCTCTCAGGATGGAAAGGAGAACGTGGTGAAGGAGGTTTACCCAGGAGACAGCGTCCACAGCCTTCTCAGTATCCTGGACGTCATCACGGTACCGCAACACACACGAGTCACACAACTCGCAACAACGCAcacgcaccgcacacacaccacacacacaacacacaccacacacacaccggcgcaCACACGCCACACCCACCACAAAaaccacacacgcatagacacaagAGACGGTCTCGGTGGTGTCAGTGTGCAGTGTCGTTGGTTCTGATCccgttgtgtgttgtgggtcTGAAGGGCCACCAGAAGCCCTACAAGACGATGTCGGCGCGGGCGGCCGAGGTCTCCACCGTGCTCCGACTCCCCGTTGAGGCCTTCCTGTCCATATTCGAGAAGTACCCCGAGAGTCTGGTGCGGGTAGTACAGGTACGTGCCTATAGCCGTGTGTAGcattgtctgtttgtgtgtagagCAACGCATATCCAATCAAAATAAGGTGTTTATCAATAAGTGGCATATTAGtagtattgttgtttttttattgtatttgttggTGTTGAACATTAACCAAGTTTGTCTGGTGGAAgctaaaaaaaatcaattttcAAAGAGAAACGTTGCTAAATTACTAATCTGCAAGCCTTGCAGAATAGTCATTTCAAACAAGGTTACAGGATACAACAGACACTGGGAGATAGGGAAGTCCTTTTTAAACATAGTGGTTCCACATCAAATTAAAGGAAGCTGCACTGGGATAGAAACTAGGGATCAAAACATTCACGGTTTGGTTTCATTCGTTGTGTTTCATCAGATCATCATGGTTCGACTACAGAGGGTGACTGTACTGGCTCTGCATAACTACCTGGGGCTCACCAATGAGTTGTTCTGCCATGTGagtttatcacacacacacacagacacacacacacagacacacacactctctctctctctcactctctctcactcactcactcactcactcactcactcactcactcactcactcactcactcactcactcactcacacacacacacacacacacacacacacacacacacacacacacacacacacacacacacacacacagagagagcgagagaggtgtgATTTATTAAGCCCATAGCGccattgaatatttcatatCTTTATATTGACTGACATTTTCTTGTTCCTTCTTGTTCCAACTGCACGTGAAGCGAATTACATTCAAACATTGACGTCGGATCATGCCATTTCCGCATCCTTCCATCGATGCCTAATTTTTGGTTCAAATCTAAACTCGGCACGACGATCTGATCCGAGGTGTAGTTCTGGGGGGGTCCGACCCAGCCTAACACGCTGTCCATCATGCAGGAAATGCAGGCCTTGCGTCTGCCGCCGgtgcccccccaccagccccggACCAGCCCCATCCGGCACGGCAAGCGCTTCGGCAGCCTGACCGTCACGGAGGAGCACCGGGAGGCCGCCGTCAAGGGCGAAGGTGGGCAGCTCGCACCCACAATGCACCGGGGGAACCGGGGGAACTGGGTCCAGGCTGCAGCACGGAGGTCCCTGTGCCCTGCTACGGTGGAGGACTGAGAGCGCTGCTCACTTATGGACCTTCACTttgctgtgtgtttttgtgtgtaggtggggaAGCAGGGAAAGACGGAACGACAGTGCCAACGCTCAGCAGAACCATCTCCATGCCGGTAGACATCGCTGGTGAGACTTTAATGTGCTCTTTGGTGTTCAAGTctttaacattgtgttggttGAAACGTGGGACATATTGGACTAAACTGGTGCCAACCTTATGTTGATTATTGTTTTACAAAATGGTCCCAACATGTGATTTATACTTCTATGAAATGGGTCTTCATGATGTGATATATCGTTGTATAAACGGTCCCAACATTTGATTATCGTTCTATAAATTATCCCAACATGATGTGATTTATCGTTCTATAAAGTGGTACCAACATGTTGTGATTTATCGTTCTATAAATGCTCCCAAGATGATGTGATTTATCGTTCTATGAAACGGTCCCAACATGATGTGATTTATCGTTCTATGAAACGGTCCCAACATGATGTGATTTATCGTTCTATGTAACGGTCCCAACATGATGTGATTTGTCGTTCTATAAAACCGTCCCAACATTATGTGATTTATCGTTCTATGTAACGGTCCCAACATGATGAGATATCTCGTTCTATGAAACGGTCCCAACATGATGTGATATATCGTTCTGTGAAACGGGGGAGACATGAAGTTCCCTCTCCCCATAGTCATGTTGTATCACCGACCTGTCAGCTCCCCAGTGCACTGACCTCGTTTAGCTTCAACACCACTGGGAACAACATGGCTGGTTGGGAGCTGagctgtttggtgtgtgtgatgtgtttgtgcCCATGCAGGGATGCAGAAAAGCCTGTGCTCTGACTTTGACATGGCCTACGAGAGGGGCCGCATCTCTGTCTCCGCGGACGAAGGCAACACCCCGCCCACCAAGGTCCGTTCCCTAAGCAAGCCCCAATCACgtgcacacactggcacacgagcggacacacacacttgtcttgcacacacactggcacacgcatgcacgcacacactggcccccacacacagacacacactggcacgcacacagactggTGCAcgcgctaacacacacactggcacccacacacagacacacactggcacgcacacagactggTGCACGCGCTaaaacacacactggcacacatccacacaggaTAAGACTTTCACACTTTGTGGATGTTTGacgagtgtatgtgtttgactTGATTAGATTAAGAGGAAACAGACGCATCATGTTCCTGCTTTGGATTCAGTGAATGAATCAAAATGCCCCGACATGATACCCAAGAACACATTTATTCATAGTTCATCGATTTCAGCACCAGGATAAATCCAAACGATCGATTTATTAACAAATATTTGGCAACACATCCAGTCCTGTCCCCCAAAATAAAACGTTGTCCGCCGACGAACAGCGAGGCGTTTATCTTGACTTTGGCCTGTGGTTTCCGTTTGCTCTGCCCCAGGACCTGAGGGAGAAAAGGGTAACCCTGGACGAGGCCCCGTCCGGGGTCTACCTGTACccagaggaggagctgggggccGACAGCATCTTCTCCTCCAGCCCCGGCAAGCCCAGCGGCACCGTGTTCGAGGAGGCCCAGAAGGAGATCCTCAAACTCATGAAGATCGAGGTCAGTTTGATCTCTTCTTGATGGTTACGTAACCACAGAAAACTATGCATACATCTTGCAATTGAAATGTTGTTATTTGGTTTTTAAACGTTGCTTTCATACTTTCTGGCCCTGCTCCACTGACACTTGACGTGCTGATAGTAAGACCCTTTGACTTGCCCTCACCGTCTCCTCTCATTCAGGACCCTGCCTTGTTGAACGGGAGGGTCACACTGCACCAAGCCAAAGCCGGCGCTGTCCTGGCAAGACAAGGAGACCAGGTAAACTGCATCTTCTACTGCCTAAACACACCATTAAATATCAAACTCCGCTGCTGAAATTGTGGTTTTTGCAATAACTTGTTTCAGCAGACATCCATCCATTCCGGCCgttacatttgtttgtttactgATGAAAGTACACATTGCTGCTTCAACATTTCCCAACGGTAAACCTCAAATGGGAATTAAACGGCAACTGAAGAGTTGATCTCTTGTGGCAATCATGCTGCTGCTTCCCCTTCTCATGTGTTTCCCCACACCCgcatttgtatttattgaaCCATAATAGGAAGTATAAAGCAGACAATGTTCTCTGTGAATATGCTTATGAGATACATGTGTAATCAGACATGCTCTCCATTGACAGTCAGTGGGTCAACATCTAAACGACCACTATGCCAATATCCTTGAGCTGTTGTTGTAAATGGCGATTTACATACCTTAGATTAGCATGTTGTGTCGCACCTCTTGTCTCCAACGACATGCAACCTTTGAACTGGCTGGAGCTGTTCCAATGTGAATGTATGCCTAACGCTGTATGGTTGTGCCCCACCTAACTTTGACGTTGATTTGGATCAAAGCATGAAAtgactaaatgtaaaatgtaggaAATATACTAAGCCAGGGATCGAAGTAACTTTTAAAAAGACATTGGTGCCGGGCTTGACCCACACATGTCTCACTCGCTTAAATCGGGCCGCAGGAATGAACGAGCTCTGGTCACCTCTGTCCCTCCGTATCGGTCGCCTGTGTGAGCGTACGTTCCCACGGTCCCCTCGACCggccctcctcccagcccccgGTCCCTGTAACAGATCTGAAAAACCCTGGGGAACCCTGAAAGGCATTTAACCAGCGGCTAcccacttcctcttccctctctccaagGACGTGAGCCTGCACTTCGTCCTGTCAGGCTGTCTGCACGTGTACCAGCGCATGATCGACAAGCAGGAGGCCGTGTGTCTGTTCGTGACCCAGCCCGGGGAGATGGTGGGCCAGCTGGCCGTTCTCACCGGGGAACCCCTCATCTTCACCATCAAGGCCGTGCGCGACTGCACCTTCCTCAAGATCTCCAAGTCGGACTTCTACGAGTGAGGGAACACAAATGAAAGGCCTAATGTTTCAGTATCACacagtgtatatatgtgtgcgttGCAACAATGCAATGAATGTCCGTTCCACGATCATCTCTCTCGTATGTCCCTTGTGTCTCTCATCAACACAAGAAGCTTTCAACCCTCACTTAACGCTAACCACACTTCCATTGCATGCTAGTGTCTCGATTGCTCAAGTGCTGTGTGATGCCCCCTGCAGGATCATGAGGGAACAGCCCAGCGTGGTGCTGAGTGCAGCCCACACCGTGGCCGTGCGCATGTCGGCCTTCGTCAGGCAGATGGACTTTGCCATCGACTGGATCGCGGTGGAGGCCGGCAGGGCCCTCTACAGGTACGCTAATGTACACTCTGACGGATAAGGTTGCCGTTACTTTAATGGATCATAGAAAATATAGTGTCAATGGCAATGACCTTTGTTGGGGCTGATGTAGATATACAACGACCGCCATTCAAATAAGATGGCTGTGGGATCCTATTTAATATATCGGTGATGAGTTTCCGACAACTTTTGCCCCCTGCTTCCCTTGCCACAGGCAGGACGACCGGTCGGACTGCACCTACATCGTTCTGAACGGACGCCTGCGTTCGGTCATCCGTAAGGCCAACGGCAAGAAGGAGCTGGTGGGGGAGTACGGCAGAGGAGACCTCATAGGAGTGGTGAGGGCCAGCCCCTGTTTACTCCCATCTTCTACCTTTTGTAACATGGCTACCATTATTTAGAAAAATTAATCCTGGCTTAGAAAACACGAGCGTGGTCATGCTGTATTTGTACGTATGAATGCCTACTACCATGCTCAGGTTTTGCATAGTGCCTCAAACAAATGCAGTGAGTTTCTTGTTTACTTTCTTGTTTGTTTGAGACATTTGTTTTACCAGCACAGGCTGCTGTGTACAATAGCGCTGGGCCAACTACAACTCAATGCTCATTTGCACTCCCTTGTGGCCAATTATACTATCACATATTAATTTGTGAAAGGAGTGACGAAAAGACCCAGAACAGAGCCACAGGGATGGCCACACTTAGTTTCGACACTCATTAATTGAGCGTTCGGCCAACTGCTCAACACGGTGAACAGTATTCCATGGTAACCGCATGTCCTCAGTAGGGTCAAACTCACCTGTGTTCCAGGTGGAGGCCCTGACCCGACAGCCCCGCGCCACCACGGTGCACGCCGTCCGCGACACGGAGCTGGTCAAACTGCCCGAGGGAACGCTCAACCACATCAAGAGACGGTACCCCCAGGTAGGTGAACCCTCAGCTGACCCACCTGTCCCTGCATCACGCCCGCCACACCTCAGGGTTGTCACAATACTGGACTCTCTAACTTTCGAGGCATTACCTTGAAAAATATCGATAATCGATATCACAGGGAAAAATGTACCACAATTGAGAGCATACGATTTtagatttgtatttatttgcttATAAATATATCAGCAGAATGACTGACTGCAGTAAAATGATGAATTACCGCGAGAGACCGctctgcgagtgagtgacaggaggcggggctatGTGGGCCCTGTGgcgctgtgtgtttgtctgtcatcTCGCtatgacagagagaggtagagcgaaAAAGCGCAGCTCATTCTGGTGTATCGATCCTGTGGATAATAATACCAAGTATTGAAACCATTTCCAATATTCAGCATCGGTATGTATTGAAAAGTCGACAAAGCTACTCCAGATGTGTTGCCGTGGTGACGGTACTGACCGTTGCACTGTCGGCCCCTGACAGGTGGTGACACGTTTAATCCACCTGCTGGGCCAGAAGATCCTGGGGAACCTGCAGCAGGGCCAGGGGCCCTTTGCAGGTGAGATGATGACCGGAGGGCCTGGGAGTGTTGTGCTGAACATCGATGGCTTCATCATGTTTCATCTCCATGCGACGGTTCTGCTAGACGATAGTTCTTCCTTTCGTCTCCATA
Coding sequences:
- the pnpla6 gene encoding neuropathy target esterase isoform X5, with product MGQRVSEPEVQGDASEQAGFNNIKTFVEEELQTSMMMGMVIGAGIVIVLIAVLIFFILRRIQLRNLEAQEVPKYRFRKRDKVMFYGRKIMRKVSQSTSSLVGTSSSSRPRLKKKQKMLNIAKKILRFKKEVPILQAKEPPPSVLEADLTEFDVANSHLPSEVLYMLKNVRVLGHFEKPLFLELCRHMVFLQFQQGEHVFRPGQPDSSIYVVQDGKLELCLTGMDGKENVVKEVYPGDSVHSLLSILDVITGHQKPYKTMSARAAEVSTVLRLPVEAFLSIFEKYPESLVRVVQIIMVRLQRVTVLALHNYLGLTNELFCHEMQALRLPPVPPHQPRTSPIRHGKRFGSLTVTEEHREAAVKGEGGEAGKDGTTVPTLSRTISMPVDIAGMQKSLCSDFDMAYERGRISVSADEGNTPPTKDLREKRVTLDEAPSGVYLYPEEELGADSIFSSSPGKPSGTVFEEAQKEILKLMKIEDPALLNGRVTLHQAKAGAVLARQGDQDVSLHFVLSGCLHVYQRMIDKQEAVCLFVTQPGEMVGQLAVLTGEPLIFTIKAVRDCTFLKISKSDFYEIMREQPSVVLSAAHTVAVRMSAFVRQMDFAIDWIAVEAGRALYRQDDRSDCTYIVLNGRLRSVIRKANGKKELVGEYGRGDLIGVVEALTRQPRATTVHAVRDTELVKLPEGTLNHIKRRYPQVVTRLIHLLGQKILGNLQQGQGPFAGSTMGLSSVTSSPDVTNPASNLSTVAVLPVCDDVPINAFNLELSHALNAIGPTLLLTSEIIRERLGASALDSVHEYRLSGWLAQQEDINRIVLYQSDLTMTPWTQRCIRQADCILIVGLGDQEPALGQLEQMLENTAVRALKQLVLLHKEDGPGPSRTVEWLNMRSWCSGHLHLKCPRRVFSRRSPTKLREVYEKVCEKTVDRHSDFSRLARVLTGNSIALVLGGGGARGCSHVGVIKAMEESGIPIDIVGGTSIGSFIGALYAEERSAVRTKQRAREWSKAMNSVFKTVLDLTYPITSMFSGSAFNTSIYKVFLDKQAEDLWLPYFNVTTDITASSMRVHQDADIARNMGAKTVIAIDVGSKDETDLCNYGDSLSGWWLLWKRINPWAEKVKVPDMAEIQSRLAYVSCVRQLELVKKSAYCEYIRPPIDRFKTMDFGKFDEIHDVGYQHGKLLFTGWARGDIIDNMLKDHRSADYNDSKRNDTCTRPAADFTDLAEIVSRIDPVQSYVAEDAEESDGLTEYEEDGMDTVREEEGEEEEEDDDGESPGDQSPGDLSPGEWGPNGVFQTDEDKTVRQRRKFTLDSNTSEVSDC
- the pnpla6 gene encoding neuropathy target esterase isoform X1 codes for the protein MGQRVSEPEVQGDASEQAGFNNIKTFVEEELQTSMMMGMVIGAGIVIVLIAVLIFFILRRIQLRNLEAQEVPKYRFRKRDKVMFYGRKIMRKVSQSTSSLVGTSSSSRPRLKKKQKMLNIAKKILRFKKEVPILQAKEPPPSVLEADLTEFDVANSHLPSEVLYMLKNVRVLGHFEKPLFLELCRHMVFLQFQQGEHVFRPGQPDSSIYVVQDGKLELCLTGMDGKENVVKEVYPGDSVHSLLSILDVITGHQKPYKTMSARAAEVSTVLRLPVEAFLSIFEKYPESLVRVVQIIMVRLQRVTVLALHNYLGLTNELFCHEMQALRLPPVPPHQPRTSPIRHGKRFGSLTVTEEHREAAVKGEGGEAGKDGTTVPTLSRTISMPVDIAGMQKSLCSDFDMAYERGRISVSADEGNTPPTKDLREKRVTLDEAPSGVYLYPEEELGADSIFSSSPGKPSGTVFEEAQKEILKLMKIEDPALLNGRVTLHQAKAGAVLARQGDQDVSLHFVLSGCLHVYQRMIDKQEAVCLFVTQPGEMVGQLAVLTGEPLIFTIKAVRDCTFLKISKSDFYEIMREQPSVVLSAAHTVAVRMSAFVRQMDFAIDWIAVEAGRALYRQDDRSDCTYIVLNGRLRSVIRKANGKKELVGEYGRGDLIGVVEALTRQPRATTVHAVRDTELVKLPEGTLNHIKRRYPQVVTRLIHLLGQKILGNLQQGQGPFAGSTMGLSSVTSSPDVTNPASNLSTVAVLPVCDDVPINAFNLELSHALNAIGPTLLLTSEIIRERLGASALDSVHEYRLSGWLAQQEDINRIVLYQSDLTMTPWTQRCIRQADCILIVGLGDQEPALGQLEQMLENTAVRALKQLVLLHKEDGPGPSRTVEWLNMRSWCSGHLHLKCPRRVFSRRSPTKLREVYEKVCEKTVDRHSDFSRLARVLTGNSIALVLGGGGARGCSHVGVIKAMEESGIPIDIVGGTSIGSFIGALYAEERSAVRTKQRAREWSKAMNSVFKTVLDLTYPITSMFSGSAFNTSIYKVFLDKQAEDLWLPYFNVTTDITASSMRVHQDGCVWRYVRASASYTPYLPPLCDPKDGHLLVDGCYVNNVPGSLWRYVRASMTLSGYLPPLCDPKDGNLLMDGGYINNLPADIARNMGAKTVIAIDVGSKDETDLCNYGDSLSGWWLLWKRINPWAEKVKVPDMAEIQSRLAYVSCVRQLELVKKSAYCEYIRPPIDRFKTMDFGKFDEIHDVGYQHGKLLFTGWARGDIIDNMLKDHRSADYNDSKRNDTCTRPAADFTDLAEIVSRIDPVQSYVAEDAEESDGLTEYEEDGMDTVREEEGEEEEEDDDGESPGDQSPGDLSPGEWGPNGVFQTDEDKTVRQRRKFTLDSNTSEVSDC